The Lysobacter enzymogenes genome window below encodes:
- a CDS encoding 2-dehydro-3-deoxy-6-phosphogalactonate aldolase, whose protein sequence is MTETTTSRVATPSALAPWLARAPFVAILRGITPDEAVPVGEALWSAGWRIVEVPLNSPDAFVSIERLQRRFGDAILLGAGTVRRLHEVDALARLGARLMVCPHTDPALIAHAKASGLLALPGAATASECLSALDAGADALKLFPADMFSPAALAALRAVLPGSTAVLPVGGIRAERLTPWRAAGADGFGIGSALYRPGRSADEVARIAHRFNLAWNSP, encoded by the coding sequence ATGACCGAGACGACGACGAGCCGCGTCGCGACGCCGTCCGCCCTCGCGCCCTGGCTGGCCCGGGCGCCGTTCGTCGCGATCCTGCGCGGCATCACGCCCGACGAAGCGGTGCCGGTCGGCGAAGCGCTGTGGTCGGCCGGCTGGCGCATCGTCGAAGTGCCGCTGAATTCGCCCGACGCCTTCGTCAGCATCGAACGGCTGCAACGGCGTTTCGGCGATGCGATCCTGCTCGGCGCGGGCACCGTGCGGCGTTTGCACGAGGTCGACGCGCTGGCGCGGCTCGGCGCGCGCCTGATGGTCTGCCCGCACACCGACCCGGCGCTGATCGCGCACGCCAAGGCGAGCGGCCTGCTGGCCCTGCCCGGCGCGGCCACCGCCAGCGAATGCCTGAGCGCGCTCGACGCCGGCGCCGATGCGCTCAAGCTGTTTCCGGCCGACATGTTCAGTCCCGCCGCATTGGCCGCGTTGCGCGCGGTGTTGCCGGGCAGCACCGCGGTGCTGCCGGTTGGCGGCATCCGCGCCGAACGGCTGACGCCGTGGCGCGCGGCCGGCGCCGACGGCTTCGGCATCGGCAGCGCGCTGTACCGGCCCGGGCGCAGCGCCGACGAAGTCGCGCGCATCGCCCACCGCTTCAACCTCGCCTGGAATTCGCCGTGA
- a CDS encoding nuclear transport factor 2 family protein, protein MKGHAGKALRIAACSALAIAAMSSTAAAAGPGADKAEAEAGSEAALQGQALTDRVAGLDAQLFDSFNRCADPAQLARHAALFDPNVEFYHDRGGVTWTRDTMLENTRRNVCGKIRRELVPGTLRVYPLPDFGAMEIGEHRFCAPDGGVCEGRGEFVMLWRHEGGQWRVTRVISYAHRAEGKGE, encoded by the coding sequence ATGAAGGGACACGCAGGCAAGGCGCTCAGGATCGCGGCATGCTCGGCGCTGGCGATCGCGGCGATGTCGTCGACGGCCGCAGCCGCAGGACCCGGCGCGGACAAGGCCGAGGCCGAGGCAGGCAGCGAAGCCGCGCTGCAGGGCCAGGCGCTGACCGATCGCGTCGCCGGGCTCGACGCGCAATTGTTCGATTCCTTCAACCGCTGCGCCGACCCGGCCCAACTGGCCCGCCACGCCGCGCTGTTCGACCCGAACGTCGAGTTCTATCACGACCGCGGCGGCGTCACCTGGACCCGCGACACGATGCTGGAGAACACGCGCCGCAACGTCTGCGGAAAGATCCGGCGCGAGTTGGTGCCTGGCACCTTGCGCGTCTATCCGTTGCCGGACTTCGGCGCGATGGAGATCGGCGAACACCGTTTCTGCGCGCCCGACGGCGGCGTTTGCGAGGGGCGTGGCGAGTTCGTCATGTTGTGGCGCCACGAAGGCGGCCAATGGCGGGTGACGCGCGTGATCAGCTATGCGCATCGCGCCGAAGGGAAGGGCGAGTAA